The region CTGCGCGTGAGCCTCATGGCGGGCCACACGCGCGACGACATCGAGCGGCTCCTACTGCTTCTTTGACCAGATCCAGCTCTCGCCCTGCTTGACCTCGATCCAGGCGCCGGCCGGGGCCGCGTTGACGTTCGCCGTGAACTGCTCTTCGCGCACGATGCTTACAGCGACGCCCTTCCGCGAAGCGATAATCGCGATGATCGTCTCGCGGTCGGCGTTCTCCTGGTTGATCGTGTTCTTGACCTGCTGGGCGTACTCGGCGTTGGCCTGCGTCTTGTTCGACGCGCGGAAGCTGAGCAGGGCGTCATGGTTCTCGCCCGCACTGCCTTCCTTGAGGTACTGCTGGATCGTCGCGTGGCGATCCTTTCGGCTCTGCAGCGCGGCGCGGAAGCGCTCCCGGGCAGAACCGTCACCTTCCGCCGCGTAGGCCGTCGGGATGAACAGGCCCTCGATTTCGTGGAGCAGCGAGTTGCCGTCGCCCGCCGGTTCCTCTTCGGGGAACAGCGCGTCAACCGTCTCGTCGACCGAAGCCTTGCCGGCCACCGCGTCGTTGACCTGGTGGGTGTATTGGTGGATTTCCTGGCGGATGGTCACTTCGATCTTGATTGGCTCGGGAGTGACCACCTCGTGCCGGCAGGTGACGCCGAGCAGGGCCGCGCCGGCAAGCATGAGCATGAGCAGGGGGATGACCAAACGCGAGTTCATTGCCGTGTCCCCTCATCGGGTGGTGGTGGAGTGTCGTGGTAAATGTAAACACGAGAGTAGCGAATCGTCAGATCAACCGGAAGCGGATTCTTCTTATCGGCGTCGCGGATCTTGACGACGAGCACGTAGTCGTTGCCCTCGGTGCTCGCGTCGATTGTGATGCTCTCGTAGTGGTAGTTCTTGAACTTCTCGAGAAAGTGGTCGTAGAAGCGCGGCGACATCTGCTGTTTGACGGCGCCGAGCACCTTGTCGCCGCCCGGCACCGAGCCGAAGCTCTGCTCTTTTTCCTTGAGCATGAGTACGCCGCCGGGCGCCCTGGTGCGCAGGGTGCCTTTGATGCTGTAGAGCCCAAGACCGGCGCCGGCGTCCTTGAGCACGATGGCGAGCGTTGCGTCAGCGCGGCCCGTCATCTGGTCCTCTTCCTTGCCGGTGATCTCCGCAAACAGGGGGGCCATGTTGACACTGTCGAACTGGAGGTCGAGGGTCACTGTGCCGTCGGCGAGTGCCTGGATCGTGCCCGTGCCGTGGCCCTCGAAGATGGCACCAAGGATGTCGCCGAGCGTCCAGACGTAGTCCTCGCTCCACAAGTGTGCCGTCGCGCCGGCGGCGGGGAAATGCATGTCGCCGGGGGCGTTCCAGGTCACCTTGTCCGCTACAAGGCGGCCTGGGCCGGCAACGGAGTTGGGGTCGCCGACGACAAGCTCGAGCGCCGCACCGCGCTCAGGCGGCAGGAGCGAGAAGGTGGTGTCGACGGCGATGCCCTTGACGGTGAGCATCATGGGGTCCGAGGTTCCCTCGAGGCCCTCCGCCTTGATGTCGCCGGTCAGCCCAAACCCCAACTCGGGCGTGTAGGCGAGCGCCAGCTCGAAGCGCTCGACATTGCCCGTGAGGTCCGTGAAGTCATGGATGACGGGGATCCTGTGTCGCTCCTTGTTCTCAAAGAGATGGGCAAGGTGTTCAGCCGGCTGCTGTTCAGCCGGTTGCTGCTCGAACAACGTGGTGACGTGCAGGCCGGTCTTGTCGAGCAGGGCGGTGATTTCCCCGTTCAGTTTGGCCTGCACACCAAGCTCCGGCACTTCCGTCGCGGTGATCGCCGTGAGCGTGCCCGCCATGCGGACGGAGGGGCCGTCGCGCCGGGCGTCGAGGTTCGCGTCGATAGCGACGCGCAACGGATGGGTCTTGAGCAGGCCGGCGTTGAGCAGGAAGTCGCCCGAATTGATCTCGAGCCGGGTCGGGTAGTTGTAGACGTCGCCGCTCGCGTTGGCGAGGCCGAGCGCGAATGTGGTGCTCAAGCTGAAGTTGGGTTCTTGGATGTCAGGGTATCTGACGGCCACCGTGCAATCGCTTGCCCGAACCTCGTGCAGCAGGAATCGGTCGAGCGTCCTGGCCTTTGCCGCGTCGTAGCCGAGCGAGGCCTCGAGCCGGGCGATTCTGAAAGTGGTCTTCCCCTTTTCCTCCGAGGCAGAGACGGTGCCATCGGCGTTCTGGGCCACGGCGGTCGATTCGGTCGTCAGCGTCAGGTCGCTTAGCACGACTGCAAGGTCGGCCGGCGTCGCACCGGAGGCGGCGTTGTCCGAGCCGGTCAGGTCGAGGCCGGTAGCGGCCACGTCGATGGAGGTATCGAGCCGGAGGGTGGGACTGTCGAACTTCACCTGCCAGTTGCGGATGCTGAT is a window of Verrucomicrobiota bacterium DNA encoding:
- a CDS encoding DUF1318 domain-containing protein, giving the protein MNSRLVIPLLMLMLAGAALLGVTCRHEVVTPEPIKIEVTIRQEIHQYTHQVNDAVAGKASVDETVDALFPEEEPAGDGNSLLHEIEGLFIPTAYAAEGDGSARERFRAALQSRKDRHATIQQYLKEGSAGENHDALLSFRASNKTQANAEYAQQVKNTINQENADRETIIAIIASRKGVAVSIVREEQFTANVNAAPAGAWIEVKQGESWIWSKKQ